A window of Jannaschia sp. M317 contains these coding sequences:
- a CDS encoding capsule biosynthesis protein: MRPTRRFLFLQGPHGPFFHRLARLLRAAGCEAWRVGFNRGDEAFWFDRPSYIPFQKPADTWPLTFAALVADKGITDLVLYGDVRPIHAQAIAHARAVGLTVHVFEEGYLRPWWTSYERGGSNANSRLMDKTVPQMQAALAQLDLDLPDAPAHWGDMRHHMFYGMLYHWFVVSRPGAYRTYKPHRRITVAQEFRLYLRRLLTMPLTALERRIATWRITHGGFPYHLCLMQLEHDASFQAHSPFTSMTEFLEVVVEGFARGAPSHHHLVLKAHPLEDGRAPIKATIKRLIDKHGLQGRVHYLRGGKLAGLMNEARSAITVNSTAAQQALWRGLPVKALGRSVYSKPEFVSDQPIEAFFANPDRPDSRAYRDYRHYLLETSQVAGGFYSARGRRQLLRQVVDMMLSEQDPYDRLDSGDPVPRQNLKLVSG; this comes from the coding sequence ATGCGCCCAACGCGCCGCTTCCTGTTCCTGCAAGGGCCGCATGGGCCCTTCTTCCACCGCCTCGCCAGGCTGTTGCGGGCGGCGGGGTGCGAGGCGTGGCGTGTGGGCTTCAACCGGGGCGACGAGGCGTTCTGGTTCGACCGCCCCAGCTACATCCCCTTCCAGAAACCGGCGGACACCTGGCCCCTGACCTTCGCCGCCCTTGTCGCCGACAAGGGCATCACCGACCTCGTGCTGTATGGCGACGTGCGGCCCATCCATGCCCAGGCCATCGCCCATGCGCGGGCCGTCGGCCTGACCGTTCATGTCTTCGAAGAGGGCTACCTGCGCCCCTGGTGGACCAGCTATGAACGTGGCGGATCGAACGCCAATTCCCGCCTGATGGACAAGACCGTGCCGCAGATGCAGGCCGCGCTGGCGCAGCTCGACCTGGATCTGCCGGACGCGCCCGCCCATTGGGGCGACATGCGCCATCACATGTTCTACGGCATGCTCTATCATTGGTTCGTCGTGTCCCGCCCCGGGGCCTATCGCACCTACAAACCGCACCGCCGGATCACGGTCGCGCAGGAATTTCGTCTGTATCTCAGACGCTTGCTGACCATGCCCCTGACCGCGCTGGAACGGCGCATTGCCACCTGGCGGATCACCCACGGCGGTTTCCCCTATCATCTTTGCCTGATGCAGCTGGAACATGACGCCAGCTTTCAGGCCCATTCCCCGTTCACCTCCATGACCGAATTCCTGGAGGTCGTGGTCGAGGGCTTCGCCCGTGGTGCCCCCTCGCACCACCACCTCGTCCTCAAGGCGCATCCCCTCGAAGATGGACGCGCGCCGATCAAGGCCACGATCAAGCGCCTGATCGACAAGCATGGGTTGCAGGGCCGCGTCCACTATCTGCGCGGCGGCAAGCTGGCCGGTCTGATGAACGAGGCGCGCTCCGCGATCACCGTCAATTCGACCGCCGCGCAGCAGGCGCTCTGGCGCGGGTTGCCGGTCAAAGCACTGGGCCGGTCGGTCTATTCCAAGCCGGAGTTCGTGTCCGATCAGCCGATCGAGGCCTTCTTCGCCAACCCCGACCGCCCCGACAGCCGCGCCTATCGCGACTACCGCCACTACCTGCTGGAAACCTCGCAGGTGGCGGGCGGCTTCTATTCGGCGCGCGGACGGCGGCAGTTGCTGCGCCAGGTCGTCGACATGATGCTGTCCGAACAGGACCCCTATGACCGTCTCGACTCCGGCGATCCGGTGCCGAGGCAGAATTTGAAATTGGTATCCGGCTAG